The genomic DNA TATCTGAACCCTCGCGTAAACAAAACAACGCATCAGGAGACCTGCTTGTACAATTGGAGACTGTGCATAGCTTAAACATGAAAGGCACAGGTTGGGATAGAAAATTGGCGGCGCCAATATGTATCTGTGAATCAGCATCGCACATGTTCTTCGTTTACTTTTCCAGATCAAACAAAGGTGATGCAGAATCAATCAGGAGACAGCCAGATCTGCCCTTAGCATTTTTTACCTGTAATTCAAACAAAAGAAATGCTCCTTTGGTTTGTCCCCATCTCTGAACACATGTTCTTCAGAGTTTTCCTTAAAGGCAGTTACCGTTTCACCTCAGCTGCGACAAAAGCGTGCGTGCACTGGAGAAGAGCAGCAGATGTGATTTCGTAACCGAACACGAGCAGCACACAAGGTGAGCTGAAGCAACCAGTTTGTTGAGAATGAGGCACAGTCCATTTCCGGTTATTGCTATTGTACAAAGAAATCTGCACATAGTGCAAAAGAATTTTTCTCGTCAGAACACGCTTAGGTTTCGATCACCGAATCTTCTCGATCATCTTTATATACAAGAAGGTAAATAAGATCGATCAAAGTGGCTTGATTGGCACGTCGCGTTCTTCCTGCCTAACTCCGTCGTGGGCACTCTTTGTCTGTTAGATGCGTGTCCCCTCCGATGCAAGATGACAGATCGagtcgagagagagagagagagagagagagagagagaaaagaacgATGAATCAATTAGCTAGCCGAGGAACTGGGTGAAAACTCTCTCTAAATCTGCGGCAATTCGTGTTGCACGTCGCCGGACTCCATGAACACTCTGAGCCAGTAGTCCATGTCGtcggccgacgccgaggaggccgcggcgccgAATGCGTCGCAGGGCTCCATGGGGACGTCGAAGCTCTCCAGCGGCATCGACAGCGTCTCGGACCAGAAGCTCTCGTCGAACTGGAACTCCTCGGCGTCCGGGGACGAGGTGAAGCTCTCCTCCTTGGGGAACCCGGGCGAGCTCCCCGTGTTGCCCTGCTCCGTCACGGACGACTCGGTCACCGACGACGACGCGGACCGCTCGGGCGacaccggcgcggcggccagcgcCCTCCTCGCACCGCcgcgcttcgccgccgccggcctgcgcTTCTTGCCGCTGCCGCCCGCTGGCGCCTcgtgcgccgcctcctcccccttgGTGGCCTCGAGCCGCTTCTTCAGGTTCGTGTGCCAGACGTTCTTGATCTCGTTGTCCGTCCGCCCCGGCAGCCTGGCGGCGATCGCGGACCACCTGCGGCCAAAACAATTCAGAGCTCGTCAGTTGCGCAGCTCTGACGAAAGGATTTCATTATCCACCAGCAGATGACATGTTCTATCCTAGCCTGCGTGATTTGATTCCCCGCTACGGGAATCGCACGCAGCTGttcaacaccatgtgcatgttttttcttttcttttcaccgCGCTGAAATCGTAGGCTCCGCAGGCAGCAGCGCTGCTCCTGCTCGTCGCCCACGAGCGAGAACGGCCAAAGGAGATGGAATCTCCGGCAGATCTCGCGTCGCGCATCATCAGTGACGCGAATTAAACTAGTGACCAAGTGGCTAGCACACTTGGATTTTCTTTCTCGTCGGCAACGAGGAGGGGGGGCCCGTGAGGATAATGTATTGTACGCCGGCCCCCACAGGAGCagagaggaagacgaagaagcctttgcctttctttcttctttgcgcTTGAAGCAACAATCATTGCTCCTCCAACTCCAATTTAGCAAAAACTAGAAAGGCAGCAATGGGAGAAAAGGGGaagaaaaggaggaggcaggatcgatgagcagcagcaggccagcagcagtAGTAGTACCTGTTGCCGAGCTGGTCGTGGAGGCGGATGAtggagtcctcctcctccttgctgaAGTTGCCGCGCTTGATGTCCGGGCGCAGGTAGTTGATCCACCGGAGCCGGCAGCTCTTGCCGCACCGCAGCAGCCCTgcaaaagcagcagcagcacatctCGTCAGCGCTCTGCGGTCGGCCGGcgatagctagctagctagcgcgAGAAGGcaggtcgcggcggcggtcggaacGGGGAGAAGGCTCACCGGCTTGCTTGGGCAGCGCGCGCCAGTTGCCGTGGCCGAAGCGCTGGATGTGGGCGACGAGGACCTTGTCCTCCTCCGGCGTCCACGGCCCCTTCTTGAGGCCCATCTTCTCGCAGCACGGAGCCCTCCCCATTGCTGTCGATCTTCCTCCTCTGTTTGTTTGTTGTGTCGAGGCGCGTTGAGGGTTGCTGCCTTCCGCAGTTCCGCTTGTCTCTCGGGACGGGAGCACTGTCCTCTGGTCGTGCTGCAGAGCAAGGGTGGAGTCGCGAGGGCGCCCGGGTATTTATTGCTCGGCGCCGTAGCGCTACGGGAGTACGGGCACGTGCGAAATGCCCCACGCCACGCAGGTTCGCGGAAAGTGGATCCCTTGAATGGGCCAAGTGGGCGCATAATTTTAACTTCgtttgtgttttttttctttggatttTTTAACTGCTAGCAGTAGGAAAACAGATGGTTTTGGAATCGTTtagattcaattttttttgttaaaaacatcacatcgaataattgaacacatgtatggagtattaaatatggataaaataaaaaaaccaatTACACAGTTCGcgtgtaaattgcgagatgaattttttgagcctaatcgCACCATGATTTGACAAtgtggtgctacagtaaacatatgttaatgatggattaattaggaaatctataatttattttgttattaCTACACGTTTACTTTTTCAAATATGTATCCAAATACTTCCAAAGTTTACACATAAAGAACTAAACAAGGTCTAGCCTCTCAAGT from Panicum virgatum strain AP13 chromosome 7N, P.virgatum_v5, whole genome shotgun sequence includes the following:
- the LOC120682913 gene encoding transcription factor MYB4-like produces the protein MGRAPCCEKMGLKKGPWTPEEDKVLVAHIQRFGHGNWRALPKQAGLLRCGKSCRLRWINYLRPDIKRGNFSKEEEDSIIRLHDQLGNRWSAIAARLPGRTDNEIKNVWHTNLKKRLEATKGEEAAHEAPAGGSGKKRRPAAAKRGGARRALAAAPVSPERSASSSVTESSVTEQGNTGSSPGFPKEESFTSSPDAEEFQFDESFWSETLSMPLESFDVPMEPCDAFGAAASSASADDMDYWLRVFMESGDVQHELPQI